One genomic segment of Sorex araneus isolate mSorAra2 chromosome X, mSorAra2.pri, whole genome shotgun sequence includes these proteins:
- the LOC101558447 gene encoding selenide, water dikinase 1-like, producing MSARKLFNPESYELDKDFRLTRFTDLKVTGFKVPQDVLQKLLESLREGPEADPFLGTIMPKLGIGMDTCVIPLRHGGLSLAQTTDYIYPVVNDPYVMGKIACANVLSDLYAMGITKCDNMLMILGISNKMTEKERDTVIPLIMQGFKDEAEEAETSVTGGHTVMNPWVIVGGVATSVCQPNEFILPHAAVPGDVLVLTKPLGTQVSMTAYSWMDNPEKWNKIKQVVTQEDVELAYQEAMVSMARLNRSAAELMHMFNAHAATDVTGFGILGHAQNLAKQQKKEVSFVIHNLPILAKMVAVSKACGNLFSLMHGTSPETSGGLLICFPREQAAQFCAEIKSPKYGEGQQAWIVGIVEKGNRTARVIDKPRVIEVAPKMAVQNVSSKTLVKYT from the coding sequence ATGTCGGCACGGAAGCTCTTTAACCCAGAAAGTTATGAACTGGACAAGGACTTTCGGCTAACCAGATTCACGGACCTCAAGGTAACGGGTTTCAAAGTGCCCCAAGATGTTCTGCAGAAGCTGCTGGAATCCTTACGAGAAGGCCCAGAAGCCGATCCATTTCTGGGAACCATTATGCCGAAACTTGGCATCGGGATGGATACGTGTGTCATCCCTTTGAGACATGGTGGCCTTTCCTTGGCACAGACCACCGATTACATCTATCCAGTCGTCAATGACCCATACGTGATGGGCAAAATAGCATGCGCCAATGTCCTCAGTGACCTGTACGCAATGGGGATCACTAAATGTGATAATATGCTGATGATCCTTGGAATCAGCAATAAAATGactgagaaggaaagagatacCGTGATTCCCCTAATTATGCAGGGTTTTAAAGATGAGGCGGAGGAGGCAGAAACATCCGTCACCGGAGGCCATACGGTAATGAATCCATGGGTCATCGTGGGAGGAGTGGCTACATCGGTCTGCCAGCCCAACGAGTTTATCttgccacatgcagcagtgcctGGGGATGTGCTCGTTCTGACGAAGCCCCTGGGAACACAGGTGTCCATGACAGCATACTCCTGGATGGACAATCctgaaaaatggaataaaattaaacaagTGGTTACCCAAGAAGATGTGGAGTTGGCTTACCAAGAAGCAATGGTGAGCATGGCCAGGCTCAACCGGTCAGCTGCAGAGCTCATGCACATGTTCAATGCCCATGCTGCCACGGATGTCACGGGCTTTGGAATCCTGGGCCATGCACAGAATCTGGCCAAGCAGCAGAAGAAAGAGGTGTCGTTTGTCATCCATAACCTCCCAATCCTGGCCAAGATGGTGGCGGTGAGCAAGGCCTGTGGAAACCTCTTCAGCCTCATGCATGGTACGTCCCCGGAAACCTCGGGAGGCCTTCTAATCTGTTTTCCTCGTGAGCAAGCAGCTCAGTTCTGCGCGGAGATCAAGTCACCCAAATATGGTGAAGGTCAACAAGCCTGGATTGTTGGCATCGTGGAGAAGGGCAACCGTACAGCCAGAGTCATAGACAAACCCCGTGTCATTGAAGTTGCCCCCAAAATGGCTGTTCAAAATGTGAGTTCCAAGACTCTTGTTAAGTATACTTAA